A part of Citrifermentans bremense genomic DNA contains:
- a CDS encoding methylated-DNA--[protein]-cysteine S-methyltransferase translates to MKKNHAAATARSIYQAPCGFGVLAANDNGLVAHHLPFGCACAGDALELAAELHPEAVQESTLTRAAAELMARYFAGEPVSFDLPLELQGFTPFQVAVYRFVAGIPYGKVASYQEVAAACGSPRGARAVGGAMASNALPILIPCHRVVGASGVMTGFTAPGGVASKRELLVMEGVVLSGSGVFKGRCGGVLHRISTGAQG, encoded by the coding sequence ATGAAGAAGAACCATGCAGCGGCAACAGCCCGCTCGATCTACCAGGCTCCTTGCGGCTTCGGGGTACTGGCCGCCAACGACAACGGGCTTGTGGCCCATCACCTCCCCTTCGGCTGCGCCTGCGCCGGCGACGCCCTGGAACTCGCCGCAGAACTGCATCCTGAGGCGGTGCAAGAGAGCACGCTGACCCGCGCCGCGGCTGAGCTCATGGCACGCTATTTCGCGGGGGAACCAGTATCTTTCGACCTCCCACTGGAGCTGCAGGGGTTCACCCCGTTCCAGGTCGCGGTGTACCGGTTCGTCGCCGGGATTCCCTACGGCAAGGTCGCAAGCTATCAGGAGGTCGCGGCCGCCTGCGGTTCGCCCAGAGGGGCAAGGGCCGTCGGAGGCGCCATGGCGAGCAACGCGCTACCGATACTGATCCCCTGCCACAGGGTAGTGGGAGCGTCCGGTGTGATGACCGGATTTACCGCGCCCGGCGGGGTCGCTTCGAAGCGGGAACTCCTGGTGATGGAAGGTGTCGTTTTGAGCGGCAGCGGCGTGTTTAAGGGGCGTTGCGGCGGGGTTTTGCACAGGATTTCCACCGGAGCGCAAGGCTAA
- a CDS encoding aldehyde ferredoxin oxidoreductase family protein codes for MFGWTGKLLHVDLTSGTCERREIPTEILHAYLGGRGLGVRLMREYFRLDPFDPQMPLIFAVGPLCGTNSPTAARLACVSRSPLTGTIYDCSAGGRFAWRLKAAGLDAVFITGKSVKPSVLSIDGDRAEIVAAGELWGKGVRETVAALKERGSVTAIGPAGENGVLFANIMMGEGNSIGRGGLGAVMGAKLLKAITVQGEGTTGTADRERFDAARADVMRLFRASPVIFGELGIAEYGTPALVDLMAQRRMAPTENFKSTFFAQSANYSGPAIRKECGARKEGCYGCPIQCKKASAKGEPLPEYETVNHFGALNGISDLHAIVKANTLCNELGLDTISAAATLSAFGEARGRFPDPAEVDRLLSDIAFRRGDGELLSLGSRRAAESLGKAGLSMSVKSLELPAYDPRGAYGMALAYVTSNRGGCHLRAYPISHEILRKPVPTDRFSFSGKARIIKIAEDVNAAVDSLVACKFAFFGATLEEYGELLSAVTGVEYGPEQLKEIGERIYLTERFYNCANGFSMKDDLLPERFYTEPGSAGEGIEIPPLDRGRFQEELQKYYRIRGLTPDGTFADASFLQKLP; via the coding sequence ATGTTCGGCTGGACGGGAAAATTACTGCACGTAGATTTAACCAGCGGCACCTGCGAGCGCAGGGAGATCCCGACCGAGATCCTGCACGCCTACCTCGGCGGGCGCGGGCTCGGGGTAAGGCTGATGCGGGAATACTTCCGCCTCGACCCCTTCGATCCCCAGATGCCGCTCATCTTCGCGGTCGGCCCGCTCTGCGGCACCAACTCGCCCACCGCGGCGCGCCTTGCCTGCGTCTCCCGCTCGCCGCTTACCGGTACCATCTACGACTGCTCCGCCGGCGGGCGCTTCGCCTGGCGCCTCAAGGCCGCTGGGCTTGACGCCGTCTTCATCACCGGCAAGAGTGTTAAACCTTCGGTGCTCTCCATCGACGGTGACCGCGCCGAGATCGTGGCTGCGGGTGAGCTATGGGGCAAGGGGGTGCGGGAAACGGTGGCGGCCCTGAAGGAGCGCGGCAGCGTGACCGCCATCGGCCCCGCCGGGGAAAATGGCGTCCTCTTCGCCAACATCATGATGGGGGAGGGGAACTCCATCGGTCGGGGAGGGCTCGGCGCCGTCATGGGTGCCAAGCTGCTGAAGGCGATTACGGTGCAGGGGGAAGGTACCACCGGGACAGCCGACCGGGAGCGCTTCGACGCGGCCCGCGCAGACGTCATGCGCCTGTTCCGCGCCTCCCCGGTCATCTTCGGCGAACTGGGGATCGCGGAGTACGGCACCCCTGCCCTCGTGGACCTGATGGCCCAGCGGCGCATGGCGCCCACGGAGAACTTCAAGTCGACCTTCTTCGCGCAGTCGGCGAACTACTCCGGCCCCGCCATCCGCAAGGAGTGCGGCGCCAGGAAAGAAGGTTGCTACGGCTGCCCGATCCAGTGCAAGAAGGCAAGCGCCAAGGGTGAGCCGCTCCCCGAGTACGAGACGGTTAACCACTTCGGCGCCCTGAACGGCATCTCGGATCTGCACGCCATCGTCAAGGCCAACACGCTTTGCAACGAGCTGGGGCTCGACACCATCTCGGCCGCAGCGACCCTGTCCGCCTTTGGAGAGGCGAGGGGGCGTTTCCCTGACCCCGCGGAGGTGGACCGGCTCCTCTCTGACATAGCCTTCAGGCGCGGCGACGGCGAGCTCCTCAGCCTGGGCTCCCGCAGGGCAGCCGAGTCCCTGGGCAAGGCAGGGCTCTCCATGAGCGTGAAATCGCTGGAGCTTCCCGCCTACGACCCACGCGGCGCCTACGGCATGGCGCTCGCCTACGTCACCTCCAACCGGGGCGGGTGCCACCTGCGCGCCTACCCCATCTCCCACGAGATACTGAGAAAGCCGGTCCCGACCGACCGCTTCTCCTTCTCCGGGAAGGCCCGCATCATCAAGATCGCCGAGGACGTGAACGCAGCGGTCGACTCGCTGGTCGCCTGCAAGTTCGCCTTCTTCGGCGCGACCCTTGAGGAGTACGGTGAACTCCTCTCCGCGGTCACCGGGGTAGAGTACGGCCCGGAGCAACTGAAAGAGATCGGCGAGCGGATCTACCTCACCGAGCGGTTCTACAACTGCGCGAACGGCTTCAGCATGAAGGACGACCTCTTGCCCGAGCGGTTCTACACCGAGCCCGGTTCGGCAGGGGAGGGGATCGAGATCCCGCCCCTTGACCGCGGGCGTTTCCAGGAAGAGCTGCAGAAGTATTACCGTATCCGCGGGCTCACCCCGGACGGCACCTTTGCCGATGCCTCTTTCCTCCAAAAGCTCCCCTGA
- a CDS encoding succinate dehydrogenase/fumarate reductase iron-sulfur subunit: MNLTLHVWRQAGPDAPGKLEQYEAKNVSPDQSFLEMLDEVNEQLIKAGKDPIAFDHDCREGICGMCSQVINGVPHGGQERTTVCQLHMRRFSDGDTIYIEPWRALAFPIQKDLIVDRGALEKIMQAGGYTSCHTGGVADGNALLVPKPDADYAMDAAECIGCGACVAACPNGSAMLYTSAKVAQLAALPQGKAEAAERVCNMTEAMQAAGFGNCSNHYECQAACPKGINVKFIAKLNREYQKALFK, encoded by the coding sequence ATGAACCTTACTTTACACGTATGGCGCCAGGCCGGGCCTGACGCGCCGGGGAAGCTGGAGCAGTACGAGGCCAAAAACGTAAGCCCTGACCAGTCCTTTCTGGAGATGCTCGACGAAGTGAACGAGCAGCTCATCAAGGCCGGCAAGGACCCGATCGCATTTGACCACGACTGCCGCGAGGGTATCTGCGGTATGTGCTCGCAGGTCATCAACGGGGTTCCGCACGGCGGGCAGGAGCGCACCACCGTCTGCCAGCTGCACATGAGGCGCTTCAGCGACGGCGACACCATCTACATCGAGCCGTGGCGTGCCCTCGCCTTCCCGATCCAGAAGGACCTGATCGTGGACAGGGGCGCTCTGGAGAAGATCATGCAGGCAGGCGGCTACACCTCCTGCCACACCGGCGGCGTTGCCGACGGCAATGCCCTGCTCGTACCGAAACCGGACGCGGACTACGCCATGGATGCTGCCGAGTGCATCGGCTGTGGCGCCTGCGTCGCCGCCTGCCCGAACGGCTCCGCCATGCTCTACACCTCCGCGAAGGTGGCACAGTTGGCTGCCCTGCCGCAGGGTAAGGCAGAAGCCGCCGAGCGCGTATGCAACATGACCGAGGCCATGCAGGCAGCGGGCTTTGGCAACTGCTCCAACCACTACGAGTGTCAGGCAGCCTGCCCGAAAGGGATCAACGTCAAGTTCATCGCCAAGTTGAACCGCGAGTACCAGAAGGCGCTGTTCAAGTAA
- the murJ gene encoding murein biosynthesis integral membrane protein MurJ, producing the protein MSEKKNIARAAGVLGAATMLSRIMGMVRDMVVSRLFGAGMYTDAFFAAFQIPNMLRRFFAEGALTSAFVPTFSEWHATKGEEETRALANVCFTALTMVMAAITIAGIVFSPQLVHLMFPGFASNPEKMSVTILLNRLMFPYIFFVSMVALCMGILNTLRHFFTPAISTVFLNIAMILSAVLLHDQFRVPIVALAIGVLIGGVLQLVLQLPVLYRMGFPIRPNFDLSHPALKRITLLMGPSIFGVGVYYLNITVGSILASLLPEGSVSYLYYAQRLFEFPQGIFTVSVAQAVLPSMSRQAAAGDMDALKESLSYGVRLTLFITIPAMVGLMICATPIFSLLFMGGAFDYAKAVNCGIALLYYSFGLAFVALVRVLVPAFYALKDTKTPVYTAFCAFLLNLVFSLALMGPLQHGGLALASSLSALGNMLLLLWFLRKKVGPFGGRAILTAGVKGVAASIPMGVAAYWIMQSIDWSQTGGRLLKGGVLGAAVAAGMAIFLVTAHLLRCEEANDIVGLIRKKVLRK; encoded by the coding sequence TTGTCAGAAAAGAAGAACATAGCCCGCGCCGCAGGCGTTTTGGGCGCCGCGACCATGCTCTCCCGCATCATGGGGATGGTGCGCGACATGGTGGTATCCCGTCTTTTCGGCGCCGGGATGTACACGGACGCCTTCTTCGCCGCGTTCCAGATCCCCAACATGCTGCGCCGCTTCTTCGCCGAGGGGGCGCTTACCTCGGCGTTCGTCCCCACCTTCTCCGAGTGGCACGCGACCAAGGGGGAGGAAGAGACCCGCGCTCTCGCCAACGTCTGCTTCACCGCCCTTACCATGGTGATGGCGGCGATCACCATCGCCGGGATCGTTTTCTCGCCGCAGCTTGTGCACCTGATGTTCCCCGGCTTCGCCTCGAACCCGGAAAAGATGTCGGTGACCATCCTATTGAACCGGCTCATGTTCCCCTACATCTTCTTCGTGAGCATGGTCGCCCTCTGCATGGGGATACTGAACACGCTGCGCCACTTCTTCACCCCGGCCATCTCCACCGTCTTCCTGAACATAGCCATGATCCTGTCGGCGGTGCTTCTGCACGACCAGTTCCGGGTCCCCATCGTGGCGCTCGCCATAGGGGTGCTGATCGGCGGCGTGCTGCAACTGGTCCTGCAGCTCCCGGTGCTCTACCGGATGGGATTCCCGATCCGCCCAAACTTCGACCTCTCCCACCCGGCGCTGAAGAGGATCACCCTGCTCATGGGCCCCTCCATCTTCGGCGTCGGGGTCTACTACCTCAACATAACCGTCGGCTCGATTCTCGCCTCGCTCCTTCCCGAGGGTAGCGTCTCCTATCTCTATTACGCGCAAAGGCTCTTCGAGTTCCCCCAGGGGATCTTCACCGTCTCGGTGGCGCAGGCCGTACTTCCCTCCATGAGCAGGCAGGCCGCGGCGGGGGATATGGATGCGCTCAAGGAGTCGCTCTCATACGGGGTCAGGCTCACCCTCTTCATCACCATTCCCGCCATGGTCGGGTTGATGATCTGCGCCACCCCGATATTCTCGCTGCTCTTCATGGGGGGAGCCTTCGACTACGCCAAGGCTGTCAACTGCGGCATCGCGCTTCTTTACTACTCCTTCGGGCTCGCTTTCGTGGCGCTGGTGCGGGTGCTGGTCCCCGCCTTCTATGCCCTGAAGGACACGAAGACGCCGGTCTACACCGCTTTCTGCGCTTTCCTGCTCAACCTCGTTTTCAGCCTGGCGCTGATGGGGCCGCTGCAGCACGGGGGGCTCGCTCTCGCTTCGTCCCTCTCCGCCTTGGGGAACATGCTGCTTCTGCTCTGGTTCTTGCGCAAGAAGGTAGGTCCATTCGGCGGGCGGGCGATCCTGACTGCAGGGGTAAAAGGGGTTGCCGCCTCCATCCCCATGGGGGTCGCGGCCTACTGGATCATGCAGTCAATCGACTGGTCGCAGACGGGGGGGCGGCTTTTGAAGGGAGGAGTACTTGGCGCGGCCGTCGCGGCTGGGATGGCAATTTTCCTCGTCACAGCGCATCTCTTGCGCTGCGAGGAGGCAAACGACATCGTGGGACTGATCAGGAAAAAGGTGCTCAGAAAATGA
- a CDS encoding fumarate reductase/succinate dehydrogenase flavoprotein subunit, producing MILDGKCPKGPIQTSWDRHRFDLKLVNPANKRKYKILVVGTGLAGGAAAASLGELGYNVEAFCYQDSARRAHSIAAQGGINAAKNYPNDGDSIYRLFYDTIKGGDFRAREADVWRLAQVSNNIIDQCVAQGVPFARDYAGYLDNRSFGGAQVSRTFYARGQTGQQLLLGAYSALSRQVKAGTVKLFARTEMLDLVVVDGEAKGITVRDLITGEIRTHVGDAVVLATGGYVNVFYLSTNAMGCSVTANWRAHKKGAFFANPCYTQIHPTCIPQSGDHQSKLTLMSESLRNDGRCWAPKKKGDNRHPNEIPEDERDYYLERKYPSFGNLAPRDIASRAAKEQCDDGRGVGPGGRGVNLDFSDAIKRVGEDTIRERYGNLFEMYEKITDENAYKQPMRMYPAPHYSMGGLWVDYNCESNIPGLFVLGEANFSVHGANRLGASALMQGLADGYFVIPYTIANYLAKTKPGAVKADHPECKKSIEDVKNYNNRLLNINGKKTVSEFHRELGKIMWENVGMARSEESLKDAIKKIPVLREEFWKNVKVTGKGEELNQQLENAGRVADFLEFGELMAKDALHRNESCGGHFRVEHQMPDGEAKRDDENYCYVGAWEFKGVDKEPELHKEPLAFENVHLAVRSYK from the coding sequence GTGATACTCGACGGAAAATGTCCGAAAGGACCGATTCAGACCTCGTGGGACAGGCATCGCTTCGATCTGAAGCTGGTTAACCCCGCAAACAAGCGTAAGTACAAGATCCTCGTTGTCGGTACCGGCCTGGCCGGTGGCGCAGCCGCCGCCTCCTTGGGCGAGCTCGGCTACAACGTCGAAGCCTTCTGCTACCAGGACAGCGCGCGTCGCGCCCACTCCATCGCAGCCCAGGGTGGCATCAACGCAGCTAAAAACTACCCCAACGACGGCGACAGCATCTACCGCCTCTTCTACGACACCATCAAAGGCGGCGACTTCCGCGCCCGTGAGGCGGACGTTTGGCGTCTGGCCCAGGTGTCCAACAACATCATCGACCAGTGCGTTGCCCAGGGCGTTCCCTTTGCACGCGACTACGCAGGCTACCTCGACAACCGCTCCTTCGGCGGCGCCCAGGTCTCCCGTACTTTCTACGCCCGCGGCCAAACGGGCCAGCAGCTCCTTTTGGGCGCCTACTCCGCGCTCTCCCGCCAGGTGAAGGCAGGGACCGTGAAGCTCTTCGCCCGCACCGAGATGCTGGACCTCGTGGTCGTTGACGGCGAGGCGAAAGGGATCACCGTTCGTGACCTGATCACCGGCGAGATCCGCACCCATGTGGGCGACGCTGTGGTACTCGCCACCGGCGGCTACGTGAACGTGTTCTACCTCTCCACCAACGCGATGGGTTGCTCGGTCACCGCCAACTGGCGCGCGCACAAAAAAGGCGCCTTCTTCGCCAACCCCTGCTACACCCAGATCCACCCGACCTGCATCCCGCAGTCCGGCGACCACCAGTCCAAGCTGACCCTCATGTCCGAGTCGCTCAGAAACGACGGCCGCTGCTGGGCTCCGAAGAAGAAGGGTGACAACCGTCATCCCAACGAGATCCCGGAAGACGAGCGCGACTACTACCTGGAGAGGAAATACCCCTCCTTCGGCAACCTCGCTCCCCGCGACATCGCCTCGCGCGCCGCTAAAGAACAGTGCGACGACGGGCGCGGCGTCGGCCCCGGCGGCCGCGGCGTGAACCTGGACTTCTCCGACGCGATCAAGCGCGTGGGCGAGGACACCATCCGCGAGCGCTACGGCAACCTCTTCGAGATGTACGAGAAGATCACCGACGAGAACGCCTACAAGCAGCCGATGCGCATGTACCCGGCACCGCACTACTCCATGGGCGGCCTCTGGGTCGACTACAACTGCGAGAGCAACATCCCGGGCCTGTTCGTGCTGGGCGAGGCGAACTTCTCTGTCCACGGCGCTAACCGCCTGGGCGCCTCCGCTCTGATGCAGGGTCTGGCCGACGGCTACTTCGTCATCCCCTACACCATCGCAAACTACCTCGCGAAGACCAAGCCGGGCGCGGTCAAGGCCGACCACCCCGAGTGCAAGAAGTCGATCGAGGACGTGAAGAACTACAACAACCGCCTCCTCAACATCAACGGCAAGAAGACCGTGTCCGAGTTCCACCGCGAGCTGGGCAAGATCATGTGGGAAAACGTCGGCATGGCGCGGAGCGAGGAGAGCCTCAAGGACGCCATCAAGAAGATCCCGGTCCTGCGCGAGGAGTTCTGGAAGAACGTCAAGGTCACCGGCAAGGGGGAAGAACTCAACCAGCAGCTGGAGAACGCCGGCCGCGTGGCGGACTTCCTCGAGTTCGGCGAGCTGATGGCGAAGGACGCCCTCCACAGGAACGAGTCCTGCGGCGGCCACTTCCGCGTCGAGCACCAGATGCCCGACGGCGAGGCCAAGCGCGACGACGAGAACTACTGCTACGTTGGAGCCTGGGAGTTCAAAGGTGTCGACAAGGAGCCCGAACTGCACAAGGAGCCGTTGGCGTTCGAGAACGTCCATCTGGCGGTAAGGAGTTATAAATAA
- the mazG gene encoding nucleoside triphosphate pyrophosphohydrolase, which translates to MENPNLQSRFERLMEIMRKLRAPGGCPWDAEQSHESLKRYLLEEAYEVIEAIDAKDQALLKEELGDLLLQPVFHAAIAEENGDFTMDEVLDAINEKLVRRHPHVFGDLVIETSEAQVQNWEKIKSQEKKVERKSALSGIPPHLPALMQAHKITEKAARVGFDWEHTDQVFAKVMEELHEFEEAMLSGDQQEMEAELGDLLFAIVNLGRFLSIDPEDALRKTIQRFTKRFEHVEQTLHARGKALPDSTLEEMDQLWEEAKKLEKH; encoded by the coding sequence ATGGAAAACCCGAACCTGCAAAGCCGCTTCGAACGCCTCATGGAGATCATGCGCAAGCTGCGCGCACCCGGCGGCTGCCCCTGGGACGCCGAGCAGAGCCACGAGTCGCTCAAGCGCTACCTGCTGGAAGAGGCGTACGAGGTGATCGAGGCGATAGACGCCAAGGACCAGGCCCTGCTCAAAGAGGAGCTGGGCGATCTTCTTTTGCAGCCGGTTTTCCACGCCGCCATCGCCGAGGAAAACGGCGACTTCACCATGGACGAAGTGCTCGACGCCATCAACGAGAAGCTGGTGCGCCGCCACCCGCACGTCTTCGGGGACCTGGTGATCGAAACGAGCGAGGCGCAGGTGCAGAACTGGGAGAAGATCAAGAGCCAGGAGAAGAAGGTGGAGAGAAAATCGGCCCTCTCCGGCATCCCTCCCCACCTGCCGGCCCTGATGCAGGCACACAAGATCACAGAAAAGGCGGCGCGGGTCGGATTCGACTGGGAGCACACGGACCAGGTGTTCGCCAAGGTGATGGAGGAACTGCACGAATTCGAGGAGGCGATGCTTTCCGGGGACCAGCAGGAGATGGAGGCGGAACTGGGAGATCTGCTCTTCGCCATCGTCAATCTGGGGCGCTTCCTATCCATAGACCCGGAGGACGCGCTGAGAAAGACGATCCAGCGCTTCACCAAGCGCTTCGAACACGTGGAGCAGACGCTGCACGCCCGGGGCAAGGCGCTGCCGGATTCGACCCTGGAAGAGATGGACCAGCTCTGGGAAGAAGCGAAGAAACTGGAAAAACACTAA
- a CDS encoding c-type cytochrome, protein MNRSLYLIPLLLLPLWASSCSKGEEQDKAPQGRKSIPFPERLTGEPLFNEYCLSCHKVRGKGGSMGPDLTAVADRRDPRFIEQAIREPSTLFPGTVMPPFDRFSKKEIDSLVDYLWSLK, encoded by the coding sequence ATGAACCGAAGCCTGTACCTGATACCGCTTTTGCTCCTGCCCCTTTGGGCCTCATCCTGTTCCAAGGGGGAAGAGCAAGACAAGGCCCCTCAGGGGAGAAAGAGCATCCCGTTTCCGGAGAGGTTAACCGGGGAGCCGCTTTTCAACGAGTACTGCCTCAGCTGCCACAAGGTCAGGGGAAAGGGGGGGAGCATGGGACCCGACCTCACCGCCGTGGCGGACAGGCGCGACCCACGCTTTATCGAGCAGGCGATACGGGAGCCGTCGACCCTTTTCCCCGGCACCGTCATGCCGCCCTTCGACCGCTTTTCCAAAAAAGAGATCGACTCACTGGTCGACTACCTCTGGAGCCTGAAATAA
- a CDS encoding class II aldolase/adducin family protein, whose product MKDQIEKYIGKLLADRSAAPGAIAIAAQDDVLIASGNPELAKLAGNTLSRLNSLALVVARPSLPFAEFLIKRAGKGESFILPQDTETRTFLHDIPFLRREEVSGDAAPELARLLGSRKGVIVEGVGIVAVGAITVEQAFINYSSVFHSTFVKYLQDLLSEGFKLPGEREAFESFKNEWLRPLSAEGLHFRDSLSLNKEEILDEIERVGRYTVERGLVDSFFGNISAQAGELIYISQTAASLDELRGCIDPVPADNSSTTGITASSELLAHRKIFEETGARVILHGHPKFAVIMSMLCDRKKECAIKDCWKECPHVRDLGGTPVVAGEIGAGGLAKRVPPVIGASGSAIVYGHGVFTLGRTGFAEAFKSMVDVENFCREEYFRQLETKA is encoded by the coding sequence ATGAAAGACCAGATCGAGAAATACATCGGGAAGCTCTTGGCGGACCGCTCCGCCGCTCCCGGCGCCATCGCCATCGCGGCACAGGACGACGTGCTGATAGCAAGCGGGAACCCGGAATTGGCGAAGCTCGCCGGCAACACGCTGTCGCGCCTGAACTCCCTGGCGCTCGTTGTAGCGCGCCCCTCGCTTCCCTTCGCGGAGTTCCTGATAAAGCGGGCGGGGAAGGGGGAATCCTTCATCCTGCCGCAGGACACAGAGACCCGCACCTTCCTGCACGACATCCCGTTTCTGCGCCGCGAGGAGGTCTCCGGCGACGCAGCGCCTGAGCTCGCCCGCCTTCTGGGAAGCCGCAAGGGGGTCATCGTCGAGGGGGTGGGGATCGTGGCGGTCGGCGCCATCACGGTGGAGCAGGCTTTCATCAACTATTCCTCGGTGTTCCATTCCACCTTCGTCAAATACCTTCAGGACCTTCTCAGCGAAGGGTTCAAGCTCCCCGGGGAGCGCGAGGCGTTCGAGAGTTTCAAAAACGAGTGGCTGAGGCCCCTTTCCGCGGAGGGGCTTCACTTCCGTGACTCCCTTTCCCTCAATAAGGAAGAGATCCTGGACGAGATCGAGCGGGTGGGGCGCTACACGGTCGAGCGGGGGCTGGTGGATTCCTTCTTCGGCAACATCTCGGCTCAAGCGGGAGAGCTGATCTACATCTCGCAGACCGCGGCGAGCCTGGACGAGCTCAGGGGATGCATCGACCCGGTGCCAGCCGACAATTCCTCCACTACCGGCATCACCGCCTCCAGCGAGCTCCTGGCCCACCGGAAGATCTTCGAAGAGACCGGGGCCAGGGTCATCCTGCACGGGCACCCGAAGTTCGCCGTCATCATGAGCATGCTCTGCGACAGAAAGAAGGAGTGCGCCATCAAGGACTGCTGGAAGGAGTGCCCCCACGTGCGGGACCTCGGCGGCACGCCTGTGGTGGCGGGGGAGATCGGGGCTGGAGGGCTCGCGAAGCGCGTGCCGCCGGTCATAGGTGCCAGCGGCTCCGCCATCGTCTACGGCCACGGCGTCTTCACGCTGGGGCGGACGGGGTTCGCGGAGGCCTTCAAGAGCATGGTCGATGTGGAGAATTTCTGCCGCGAGGAGTACTTTCGGCAGTTGGAAACAAAGGCATAA
- the tgt gene encoding tRNA guanosine(34) transglycosylase Tgt, which produces MIFKLLKKDPTSGARRGVVTTAHGQIQTPIFMPVATHAAMKAMTPAQVHDTGAQIILSNTYHLHLHPGEALVQKAGGLHQFMGWDGPILTDSGGFQVFSLPKKRITEEGVFFRHEDTGEEVFLDPAKAVAIQEALGADIIMNFDECIPYPCEKSYAERSTEKTIRWAKQCRDAHKRENQYLFGIVQGSVFEDLRKRCAKELVKMDFPGYAIGGVSVGEGLELLKQVVGYTAPHLPEDKPRYLMGVGLPEDILESVERGVDMFDCVIPTRYARSATLFTNRGRIRLTNKNYRRDFYPVEPNCSCYTCRNFTRAYLHHLFTANEVLSAILASIHNVHFYLNMMSEIRTSIEEGRFKQYKEKFLGSYLKGK; this is translated from the coding sequence ATGATTTTCAAACTGCTCAAGAAGGATCCCACATCGGGAGCTCGCCGCGGCGTGGTTACCACCGCCCACGGCCAGATCCAGACCCCGATTTTCATGCCGGTGGCAACCCACGCCGCCATGAAGGCCATGACCCCCGCGCAGGTGCACGACACCGGCGCGCAGATCATCCTCTCAAACACCTACCACCTGCACCTGCACCCGGGCGAAGCCCTGGTGCAAAAGGCGGGAGGGCTGCACCAGTTCATGGGGTGGGACGGCCCCATCCTCACCGATTCCGGGGGGTTCCAGGTCTTCTCCCTTCCCAAAAAGCGGATCACCGAGGAAGGGGTATTCTTCCGCCACGAGGACACCGGTGAAGAGGTCTTCCTCGACCCGGCCAAGGCGGTCGCCATCCAGGAGGCGCTTGGCGCCGACATCATCATGAACTTCGACGAGTGCATCCCCTACCCCTGCGAGAAGTCGTACGCCGAGCGCTCCACCGAGAAGACCATCCGCTGGGCCAAACAGTGCCGCGACGCGCACAAAAGGGAGAACCAGTACCTGTTCGGCATCGTGCAGGGGAGCGTCTTCGAGGACCTGAGGAAGCGCTGCGCCAAGGAACTGGTGAAGATGGACTTCCCCGGCTACGCCATAGGCGGCGTTTCGGTCGGCGAGGGACTCGAGCTTTTGAAGCAGGTGGTGGGTTACACCGCTCCGCACCTGCCGGAGGACAAGCCGCGCTACCTGATGGGAGTGGGGCTTCCCGAGGACATCCTGGAGAGCGTCGAGCGAGGGGTCGACATGTTCGACTGCGTGATACCCACCCGCTACGCCAGGAGCGCAACACTCTTCACCAACCGCGGCCGCATCCGGCTCACCAACAAGAACTACCGGCGTGACTTCTACCCGGTCGAACCCAATTGCAGCTGCTACACCTGCCGCAACTTCACCAGGGCCTACCTGCACCACCTGTTCACCGCCAACGAGGTACTCTCTGCCATTCTTGCGAGCATACACAACGTGCATTTCTACCTGAACATGATGTCCGAGATCCGCACCTCGATCGAGGAGGGGCGCTTCAAGCAATACAAGGAAAAGTTCCTGGGATCCTACCTCAAGGGGAAGTAG
- a CDS encoding succinate dehydrogenase cytochrome b subunit — MRILTSSVGRKILMSITGQLLIIFVLIHLIGNSTIFFGPNGINAYAEHLHSLPPLVWGFRLFMLAAIAVHICYGVMLTLENKAANPGAYAVKKNLKKSFASENMIWTGLLLACFIVYHLIQFTIKGTPDIVIGLDSLNRPDVFRMVVTSFGHAMIALVYMAAMVMLFLHLSHGIPSFLQTMGWNNEKTIPTFATGGKVISTILMLAYISIPAVILAGLLKL; from the coding sequence ATGCGAATCTTAACTAGCTCTGTGGGAAGAAAGATCCTGATGTCCATCACGGGTCAGCTCCTGATCATCTTCGTGCTCATCCACCTGATCGGAAACTCCACCATATTCTTCGGACCCAACGGCATCAACGCCTATGCAGAACATCTGCACAGCCTGCCGCCCTTGGTCTGGGGCTTCCGCCTCTTCATGCTGGCCGCCATCGCAGTGCACATCTGCTACGGCGTGATGCTCACCCTGGAAAACAAGGCCGCCAACCCCGGCGCCTATGCCGTGAAAAAGAACCTGAAGAAGAGCTTCGCTTCCGAGAACATGATCTGGACCGGCCTGCTTCTGGCCTGCTTCATCGTGTACCACCTGATCCAGTTCACCATCAAGGGGACCCCTGACATAGTGATCGGGCTCGATTCCCTCAACCGTCCCGACGTCTTCAGGATGGTGGTGACGAGCTTCGGCCACGCGATGATCGCGCTCGTCTACATGGCCGCCATGGTCATGCTGTTCCTCCACCTCTCCCACGGCATCCCGAGCTTCCTGCAGACCATGGGGTGGAACAACGAGAAGACCATTCCCACGTTCGCTACCGGTGGGAAGGTTATCTCGACCATTCTCATGCTCGCATACATCTCGATTCCTGCCGTCATCTTAGCTGGCTTATTGAAACTTTAG